From Cucumis melo cultivar AY chromosome 3, USDA_Cmelo_AY_1.0, whole genome shotgun sequence:
ACTTGACTTGGATTTTTTATGCACTTATTATGAAAAACATGAATAGAAACTTGACTTGGAACTATCATATCATCctcattttgatattttgatatttctactagcaactaggtcataacattgttacttatcaattcaaccatcttgatgtcttttacagggagttatcactaaacaaatgattgcaatagaagaaatggttgcaagtgagtacaattagccagaccctcatctttgtgacaagatcttgaagttggtcatttgtgaagcgttctactttgctattagttgcagttttagttattgctctctcaatatattctttttctttctttctttctttttttccaaaggatgatcagtgtaataattaagcttcataatttctgtgtttggatccaagttgtatataattgtcacattattaagatttcattttttatatgtacaagtatttcatttttaactatttggtgtcatacaaaatggacaataatgcaaggatttaataaaaataaatttgaaaaaacgacattaaagacagctttaatgtcggttaaaaaaaattaaagacatctttaatgtcggtggaaaaacgacattaaagatgtatcataagtgacattaaagacatatttaatgtcgattatccaccgacattaaagatgaaccgacattaaaggccttcaataacaccttcaaagatgtcggtttataaccgacattgaagcccaaacgacattaaagccctttaataacgctcgcaaatatgtcggtcgccaagcgacattaaaggcctttaatgtcggtttaatgtcggttttaaactgacattaaaggccagatttcttgtagtgtatacTTAATCTCCGACAACAAAACATCAATAGTAAGAACTTTTTCTAGACAATATAATCATCTAAACATAAGAAGTCGTGCAATTCAATCATGTTCTTCATTCATCTCCATTTCATGAACCTATTCTTCATTGCCACCCTCACAACTTCTTTCATTATTTGAAAATACTAGCATCTTCTCATCAACATAAGGCTTGAACTCAAAATCTCTATTTTTCAATGACCCTTACCTTATAAAGTTATGAAGAGTCATTGAAGCAACAACAATTTTCACTTGTGTGTCGAATGATGATTAAACTATGCACTTGTCAAACAATTTTCCATCGTTTCTTTCAAATACCAATTGTTCTCTCAATTGTTCATCTTAACAAAGAATGTCTATGATTAAATATCTCCTCCATGCCTTTTGGTTGGTGTCCACATCAAAAATTAGCTAAGATGGTATCGATCACCTTTATAAGGACCTAAATATCGTTTCATTTGTGGATAACTGGACTACAAAGATAATAATTTCCTAGAATAACTAAATAAACagttattaataaaaataaatactttaaaaatatattaaacattAATGTATTAATTATTGCATACTAAACTTTCAGTGGATGTGAAATTCTAAACATGGCCTTCTTAATAACTCCACAGAAATTCGAGCATCATGAGTGGCACATTCCCATTCAACCCAAATAAATGTAAATCACAAACTTTCATAATATTTTTGGTGATAATACTTTTTTGACTAATATATGGTACATGTTTTTCTTTAGGTGCTACAACTTGTATATGAGTGCATCAATTATGCTCTAATTCaatctttaaaatatatagttAATGTCAAGTGTCCTATTTAATTTTATCCGAAGTAGATTTGAATCGTGGTTATGTAGGCTTAATTACATCTACAACCATATGACAAATAACATTCTAACGACATTATTTTTCCTTCACGTAAGTAAATGCCATTCACGGATAAATCTTAGGATCAGAGCCTCTTAAGATAGAGAACGCCTCTTCTAAAGTTGAACTATACATAGGCTTTTTTCAAGACTGACAATCCCTTCTCAACAAAAATTCTTTAGGCTTCCTCTAAGCTATAATACTCTTCAATGTGTTGCTTCAATGGATAAAGAACTTGCACAGTGGAATAGCAAACAACGAGCTAGAACACAATGGCGTTCAAAGAACAACTCTTGCTTGAGAATCAAATGCAACTTCAAAAATATTCAATGTCCACTTACTCAATAAACACAATTGGACAACCTTAGAAGGGCTTtataatttcatttaaatacTCAAATTCAAACCAGGAAACAACTCCCTAGTGGAAAGGTAATGTTGTGCTTCAAGATATTGGATAAAGAATTAAATCAgcctaaataaaataaaaaaagaagtatatttttaaatatataaaaaattgaaactacttaaaaatatatagtaaaatctatcaAATTCTCCGTAACACAcgttatttgttatattttataaatagtttcaatttttttattatctagaagaatttctaaaaaaaatatattcttcAGAAAAATCTGGACATTTACttttaataatgtatttttaaaaaatattatcaaaAATAGGGTAGGAGGCTATTGACAAAAAGCAATATCGTGTACCGGGTACGACTTTGCTTGTAAGTCGTAGACGGGATCCACGACTTCAATGCGTGTACCCCACAATTTTCTTTTCTCCcattatttgatatatatatatatatatttaatatagtGTGGACCCCACATCTTTTTAacctatttaatatatatatatatatataattttaatatttaatatgtTGTGGACCCCACACCTTattttaagataattaatatatataaatatatttaataattaatatatattaaatatttaaatattcacatttcaattttaaaaaatatctttcttattaaatatttcttcaaattctgatttttaatttttaaaaataaattttctcattagttatctttccaaatttcaaatagcaaccttcaatttttttttataaaaagatatattaacaaaatatgttattaaatatttaaatctccaaatttcaattttaaaaaatctctttccttattaaatatttcaaaattctaattttcaattttagagaaTGGTctttccaatattcaaattccCATCTCTATAAATTCTTGTATATTTTCGATctctaaatatatttttgaaaattaaaatttggagatttaaatatttaataacatattttgttaatatatatttttttaaaaaaattgaagattgatattttaaatttggaaagatattaaataaaaaaatgtatttttaaaagttgaaaattgaaatttgaaaaaatattaagtaagaaagatattttttaaaattgaaatttgaatatttgaatatttaatatatatatatatatatatatattaattattttattaaatttatatatatattaaatatgttaaaaagGTGTGGGGTCCACactatattaaatattaatatatattttaaataatggGAGAAAAGAAACCTGTGGGGTCGACTCCTAAGCATAGTCGTGTACACGATTTTGCCGAAATTACAATAATTTGTTTTCaaccctatttttgacaatatttttaaaaaatatattattaaaaaaaattgggaaAATCTTTTGACCTGGAAAGCTAATGTGAACATTgtttgagaaattgtaaaaaCCAATGCCCTGGGAAAATATAAAGCCCAACAATTCAAATCTCCAACCCAAATTAAAGTAAATAGAATAAATTTGGGAGAACAATTATGTAATATGAAATTCCGTATGAGGTCTGTGAAAATGGGTAACTTAGGTTATGGAAATAATACATTTATAATATTAGTAACGttatcttcaaaaaaaaaaaaaaaagaaacttgaaATCATAGTAAAGTATAAAAATTGTTAaagaatatttataatttaaaataaaattttatattctatcaatgatattgataaatttttatcaatgtctatcaataCAATCATAGaaatatatcaatatatattagtatttatatgaaatttaagaTTTTGTGGTATTgggtaaatattttgattctacTTTATGCATATGTTATATGTTATAGGGTGAATACAAAGAGGATGAGCTAGAAGTAAGGAAGTCTCCCAAGCCAATAATCGGAAAGAGGAGAAATTGGGAGTAGTTAGCAACAACCATATGACCAACATGAAGGAAGGGACACCGTATAACTAGAATCGAATTCACAAACATAATCATATAAAACGGTCTATAATAATTTGGatttaaaagaaatagaaaaatctccataaatataacaaaataatttaCGGTCTTGTAATAAAATGAAGAAGAcgtagacttttttttttttttttctctcttccattccatatatcaaatataaatataaaagatcgatAAAAATAGTGGATTTCGTCAAATCTAAAAGAAATCCAAcaaaaacaatcgtttagatttagatatgAAATCTAATATTAATCTCGTagtaaaatatttcaaaaaggaaaaatctAAAAGTAAGTTGGGTTTCTTTTCcgttaataaaagttaaaatcgataaaaaaaaaatgcaatatctgattaatatacaaatttttattttcttttctttttgtgcaAATATCAAATGAACATTTTAAATCTTTCCGAATCCATTCTCGTTTTCCAATTCCCACTAggacttcctttttttttctctacatATATATTATCAAACTCCGTCGAAATTGTCAATCCCCAAATAATTTTCTCAGAAGTTCCGTAAATCCCCCCACCATGGCTACTGATCAGCTCCACCTTCTCACCGTTCTTGACCGTGCAAAGACCCAATTCTACCACTTCACAGCGGTGGTAATCGCCGGAATGGGCTTCTTCACCGATTCCTACGATCTCTTCTGCATATCCCTCGTCACCAAACTCCTCGGCCGCATTTACTACACTGTCGAAGGCTCCTCCCGTCCAGGAACCCTCCCTCCGGCCGTCGCCGCAGCTGTCAACGGCGTCGCACTCGCCGGCACTCTCGCCGGTCAACTCTTCTTCGGCTGGCTCGGTGACAAGCTCGGCCGCAAGCGCGTTTACGGCCTCACCCTCATCCTCATGGTCGTCTGTTCCATCGCATCCGGTCTCTCCTTCAGCAGCTCTCCGACTGCCGTCATCACCACACTCTGTTTTTTCCGATTCTGGCTCGGCTTCGGTATCGGCGGAGATTACCCTTTATCCGCCACCATAATGGCAGAATACTCCAATAAGAAAACTCGAGGCGCATTTATCGCCGCCGTCTTCGCAATGCAGGGGTTCGGAATTCTCGCTGGCGGCACGGTAGCGATCGTAATTTCCTTAATTTTCAAGACCATTTTCAAAGCTCCGCCGTACTCGGTGGACGCCGTGAAATCGACGGTGCCAGAAGCGGATTACGTATGGAGGATTATATTGATGTTGGGTTCCTTGCCGGCGCTTTTAACATACTATTGGCGGATGAAAATGCCGGAAACGCCGCGTTACACTGCCTTGGTTGCCAACGACAATAAGAAAGCTTGTGCTGACATGTCGAAGGTGTTGAATGTGGAAATCGGTCAAAATGTGGTAAATGAGACTCAAAGTAACACAAATGCAAATTCAAACTTTGGGTTTTTTAGTAAGAAATTTCTGGAGAGACATGGGATTCATCTCTTAGGGACTGCCACCACTTGGTTTCTAATCGATGTAGCTTATTATAGCCAAAATTTATTCCAAAAGGACATTTTTAGTGCTGTGGGTTGGTTGCCACCGGCCAAAACAATGAGTGCTTTAGAAGAGGTTTTCAAAGTCGCTAAGGCTCAGACACTCATTGCCCTTTGTGGGACGGTTCCTGGCTATTGGGCCACGGTTCTTCTCATAGACCGGGTTGGTCGGTTCTTTATTCAAGTGGTTGGATTTTTCTTCATGACGGTTTTTATGTTTGCGATTGCAATTCCTTACCATCATTGGACCGGGAACCATGTGGGGTTTGTTTTGATGTATGGGCTTACGTTTTTCTTTGCTAATTTTGGACCCAATAGTACTACTTTTGTTGTCCCTGCTGAGATTTTTCCGGCTCGGTTTCGGTCAACTTGTCATGGGATATCGGCTGCAGCTGGGAAAGCTGGGGCGATTGTTGGAGCTTTTGGGTTCTTGTATGCTGCTCAGAGTCAAGACCCGTCGAAGACCGATCTGGGTTACCCACCCGGGATTGGAATGAGGAATTCTTTGATCATTTTGGGAATTGTCAATGTGTTTGGGTTACTTTTTAGCTTTTTGGTTCCGGAATCTAAAGGGAAGTCTTTAGAAGAAATGTCCAAAGAGAATGAAGTTGGAGATCGTGAAGAAGAAAACCAAGAAAGTAGTAGAGTCGAACAGGTTTAGAAAGTTCTTAGACCCAAATcctttgttttttagtttttgtccCAATTTTACTTTGGggttttaatttttcttttcataatttttgGACTTCTGCAAATTAGCAGTTCACATGACTTggtaatatattaattatttcacTTGTTAcattctttgttttttcctcTCCTTCGATATTTTAGGTCATAATGggttaattttcaaattttagcttcaattttaaatatattattcacAATAAATAACTATGTATgaacctaattttttttttataaaaaaaatgtttagttaaattttgttttcttactaTAAAATTAATCCACTTTTTTGAAGtttctatttaaaaataaaatagagcTCCTTGCATATGTCCGGAAATGGCAAATATGGCAAAATTTACCTTCAGTCCATGTAAAATGTTTGAAAAACTCATTAAAGGTAAGTTTGTGGCACAAAATATGAGTTTTTAAAGTTTATCCGTGATAGACTTTTAATAGTTCATTGAGGACATGAAATTTTCACTTTTTGAAGTCTATTGTTGATAGGCACCATAACAcactatcattgatagactccTTTTATATCGGTTTAACAATGATAGAAAACTATTTGTTGATATACCTCTATCACCAATATTTTTGTAGCACAAATCTATTAGTAATAACATACTATTAATGATTacttttataagtacaaaaaattTATCAACGATACAAGCATATCACTAAAAATATTTTAGTGTGactcatgatttttttttctataaatgataaaaattgatTAATAATGCAAGTTCGAACCTATAAGTGATACTTTTATCATCGATTACACTATTACAAAAACATATtatcttgacattttttaataGTCAAGAATTATTACTCTTCACGTTTTTAGAATTGTCATTGAAGCTAGTGTCAAGTAAGTTTATTGACGATGAAAATACGCATATCCTTGAAAACATATTACCATgattcataattttattttaattttaaataattcgtAGAAATTGATCGTTAATGCTTCTATGAATGATAAAGTTTTATAATCAACAAACTTTCATCAATGATAGAACCATGTCATAGAAAATATATTCAAAGTAACTGCCTTTTTTTGTGTTGTTAATTAGAATCTATCGATGATAAGTTTCTACCATTGATAGACTTGaaaaaagttgaatttaatttcatgaaaagtaagaaaaaaagtcatagtttctttggttttttttttttaatgtttgttGATAAGTATCTATTAGTGttgaagaaaattaaatatatctTCATGAAAAGCATGTATACAATTCCATtgtgttttctctttttttttttcaacttgttTAGTGTCTATTAGATAGATTTGTATTAACGATAGACATGAAGAAAGTTGAAtttattttcatgaaaagtAAGAAAATACATAGTTTCTAATGTTGCTTTTTCGAAGTAGTTGATTTGTAGTGTTTGTCGATGATAGgtttctattagtgatagagtagaagaaagttgaatatatatatatattttcatgaaaagtgagaaaatgtatattttttttctttttttctttttttttcccttttttttgttgttatttATAGTCTATCGATCATGAGTTTCTATAAGTTATAGACTTGAAGAAAGTTGCtcttttttatgaaaaataagGAAATATACGGTTTCAATTATTTTGTTGTGTATTTGATACCCTATCGGTGATAGGTTTCGATTTCTTTGATTAGTAGATCGGAAGAAAGTTgaatttattttcataaaatgtaagaaaatttatatttcatttttttattagttAAAGTCTATTAATGATAGGTTTATATCATTGATACACTTCGAGAAAGTTGAATTACCATACGGAAAGTAAGAATAATATGTATCATTGTAGTTATTAAGTGTTTATCAATACTATGTTTCTAACATCGAATGActtgaaaaatgaattgaagttATTTTGAGGAAAAAATAAGTAAAGGTATATATAGTTTCATTATTGCTTTTATAGTATTGTTGATTTAAGTCTATTGATGATAGGTTTCATAGACTTTAAGAAAAGATAGTTTCATTGTTTATTTTGTGTGGATTAGAGTCTATCgatattaaatttttatcacTAAATTATAGACTTAAAAgaaagttaaatttaattttaaagacAATATATGGATTTCTATCGGTGgtatttttattttggtttttttttttcataaaaacaATCCTATTGTTCGTTATGTTTTGAGCAATTGATTGTAGAAATATATATACGAACAAATGATGGAATTCATAGTCAATGAATTTGTTTTGATGAAAAATCAAGGAAAAGGTAGAACGAAAAATTGAATGAAAATCAATGGAATTTCGCTACTTAGAAGGTTGTGGCTTAAGTCTAAACTAAAACACTTCTTGCATAAAGATATTCCACTTGGAATTCCAcctgttaattaattaaatgaagtCTAGACTCATAAGTTAATTACACTTACTTAATTGTTGCTTTAGTTAAAAACTTCATCAACTCTCTGATAAGCTTCCAATTATATTCTCTAAGATGGAACCTAAAAGATTCATTTGTCGAGAAACCAAAACTCACTCAACTTCATCGTTTCTTATAACAAATTCTTACATGAGCAAAGGAGGAGAGAAACGTCTAAGAGGATGGATTTTAAGCGAGTAAAGGATGAATGAATTCCAACAAAAATGATGAATGTTCGGTTAAGAGGATGGCAAAGAAAATTATGCTAGattctttttcatttgaaattagggttatttttgtaataaacaaaaaatagttAGAATATTGGAGAAAAATTACTATATTTGCTATTTGTTTTAAAGTTTCCTATATCATTAATTAGTTCTTCTAAAAATGTTACTCACTGCAATTACTCTTAAAACAAGGATATTTTAGGAACATTGCAACTACTCTCAATCCAAGGGTATTTTACGAATatacacaaaataaataaaaaatctgTTACATATttggaaattattttaaaagttgttATATCCTTAATATTTTAGGGCACTTGCACTTTTGccaaaatataaaatgaaaattaagttcgtgatttaacattttaaattttgtagaAGTGGCAGTTTACCAAGCCCAACCTTATTAAAATTTCCGGTGATCAAAATGTCCTTATAATTAAAAATGTGTAACTGCATTTGATTATCGTCTGATAGTTATCTTATTGTCATCTTATTACCACCAATTATCAATgatatcgattgttatttgattgttGTCTGATTATTGTGTGATTGCCTTTTGATGTACATTATTATCTAATTGTCAATGATATTGATTTACCATCTcattgttatttaatttaatatgataccatttactatctactaaccttatttttatttttaataattactAAGTTGTTCATCGATAATCATCTCATCATCTTCCATCTTTTGTCAATTATTAAGTAGTTTCTGATTACCATCATATTATCATACGATTACCTTCCATTTTTCTATCAATAGCTATTACATTATGACAATCATAATGTAATAGCTATTACATTATGATTCTATTACATTATGATTTTCATAGGATTACTTTACTTTTTTTGCTATTACATTATGATTCTATTACATTATGATTGTCATAGGattactttactttttttttttcttttttgttaattCAAATGTAGCTTCttattattcttcatttttgtaATCTACATGACATTTTCGATCATTTCATTGGCACTGTGAAAAATCACCATTGGAAGCTTAACCACAACAACAAAATACTGAGATAGTCATTTGattaccttttcttttcaattataGTTAGTTTTCTTAAATAGACATTTGATTACCATTTGATTATTACATTCtacttttcaattttagttagtCTTTTGAAAGGataatttaatttgattgtCATCTAATTACcttttaattataatatgaTTATCTTTTAATTGTCATGGAATATCGAAGTCCAACAAAGTGAATCAAAGCTCTATGTGCTAGaagaaatctgacctttaatgtcagtttaaaaccaacattaaagggctttaatgtcactttgcaaccaacatctttgcgagcgttattaaaggactttaatgtcggttgggctttaatgtcggtttaaaaacaacattaaaggcctctaTAATGTCGgcttaaaaacgacattaaaggtctttaatgtcagttttcaaccgacatctttgatagtgttattgaagccctttaatgtcggttgaactctgatgtcggtttataaccgacattaaagcgtAGTTTTTGGgtttatttttacaaatttatttttatttaattattgcattattgtccattttttatagatCGACATTGGgtccatgtagataaatattttttcatgccaacaaatcaatgaaattcatattattttagaaactataatattcgtcttttacatttgaatacacaaaataaaatcttaatattgtgtttatatatacattctacaaaagtacatgaaaaaagatcctaatacaagaattaaataattagaaatcctaaacgcctttttagtcttcaattttcaacggtcgcctTGCCATCTGCACACTGACTTAGCTTTCacccgatatgacttcaattatctacaaacaatatccaaataaaccatttatttaGAATACCAAAGCTGTTTGAAGCACTAAAATTGCAGAGAAGGATAAAAAGTTCTCAAGATTTTATATTCATACCCCAATCCACAGAAATCTCTTCAGTCTACCCCATCCATCAGGCTTTCCTAAATCTCTTCAGTCTAATATTAGAAATATTTCATAGATGCAATCATATACAATCCTTttcccaaattaaaaaaaaaaacattttatgtggcaacctatgaattcttgtaattgattagctcataatattgccagccaaatgaataatcaacattttttgcataacattatgaaaaccaatatcaatctataaaaaactaagcaacatcaacacaataagtTGAAAAGTAAAGCAATCATATTT
This genomic window contains:
- the LOC103488635 gene encoding probable inorganic phosphate transporter 1-7, which produces MATDQLHLLTVLDRAKTQFYHFTAVVIAGMGFFTDSYDLFCISLVTKLLGRIYYTVEGSSRPGTLPPAVAAAVNGVALAGTLAGQLFFGWLGDKLGRKRVYGLTLILMVVCSIASGLSFSSSPTAVITTLCFFRFWLGFGIGGDYPLSATIMAEYSNKKTRGAFIAAVFAMQGFGILAGGTVAIVISLIFKTIFKAPPYSVDAVKSTVPEADYVWRIILMLGSLPALLTYYWRMKMPETPRYTALVANDNKKACADMSKVLNVEIGQNVVNETQSNTNANSNFGFFSKKFLERHGIHLLGTATTWFLIDVAYYSQNLFQKDIFSAVGWLPPAKTMSALEEVFKVAKAQTLIALCGTVPGYWATVLLIDRVGRFFIQVVGFFFMTVFMFAIAIPYHHWTGNHVGFVLMYGLTFFFANFGPNSTTFVVPAEIFPARFRSTCHGISAAAGKAGAIVGAFGFLYAAQSQDPSKTDLGYPPGIGMRNSLIILGIVNVFGLLFSFLVPESKGKSLEEMSKENEVGDREEENQESSRVEQV